The Lonchura striata isolate bLonStr1 chromosome 5, bLonStr1.mat, whole genome shotgun sequence genome window below encodes:
- the ZBED4 gene encoding zinc finger BED domain-containing protein 4: protein MDMSKGDSLGMDDTFVLGKINNLKVEQEDDSINCTLERTDIKTEQDDFKHADSSDEQEDKERNFITNNSGKYLSTDNEDDYGSLFSQYSNTLYDVAMEAVTQSLLSSRNISSRKKSPAWNHFFISPRDSTKAICMYCMKEFSRGKNEKDLSTSCLMRHVRRAHPTVLIQENGTMPGISSFSSSTLLLPPQSADVGDLSSMLSPIKLVKKMASKIPSPDRIIEESVSIVSSEEISDLSVSEKCSKEEVMAGSSPQQANNQYDDTVENVAEKTVVIPKSASGSRRRSAVWKHFYLSPLDNSKAVCIHCMNEFSRGKNGKDLGTSCLIRHMWRAHRSIVLQENGGGTSIPPLYTAPPTLLPSLLPSESDLNSMSSSPGKLMKEPTSVSSSPDRISEEIHANLTSGDTLVEDSILSSSDDIGEVSFVSSPEKQCEGLGPLIFEPTAVFQQNKRIMKRLKSEVWHHFSLSPADSLKAVCRYCSCMISRGKKGDVGTSCLMRHLYRRHPDVIGNQKSFLDVSLANSPYATLASAECSSSKLTDLPTMVTHDNQIIFPVNSKKTSKLWNHFSICSADSTKVICTHCGRIISRGKKPTNLGTSCLLRHLQRFHNNVLKPDVPDTVLSSSTDNHMPLRTELLGSSNFDETNDKFCDSHPVAKKITSLVAEMIALDLQPYSFVDNIGFNRLLEYLQPQYSLPSPSYFSRTAIPDMYDNVKQIIISHLKEAESGVIHFTSGIWMSNQTREYLTLTAHWVTFESSFRPQCEDYHCSALLNVSQIDCDYNGISVQKQLEYWWETWITSIGLQIGITVTDNQSIEKTLNEGDHSSVQCFSHTVNVIVNEAIKSQRMVQNLLSIARKICERVHRSAKAKEKLAELQKEYELPQHQLIQDVPSKWNTSFHMLERLIEQKRAIDEMSIECSFRELISCDQWEVMQSVCHALKPFEAASREMSTHMSTLSQVIPMIHILNRKIEMLFEETMGIDTMLKSLKEAMVSRLSSTLHDPRYIFATLLDPRYKTSLFTEEEAEQYKQDLIRELEIMSSTSDDDKPVSNGCDIGSPSTNSYGEDNLWSLMGDMKKTKDLKERAKLPEEMVLSYLEEEVLEHNCDPLTYWNFKKSSWPVLSKLAVRFLGCPPSIVPSERLFNTSNESNNFSQSRLMIEHFEKLIFLKVNLPLIYFQY, encoded by the coding sequence ATGGACATGAGTAAAGGAGATTCCCTCGGAATGGATGATACTTTTGTATTGGGTAAAATCAATAACTTGAAAGTAGAGCAAGAAGACGACAGCATTAACTGTACTCTAGAAAGAACAGATATAAAGACAGAACAAGATGATTTCAAACATGCAGACAGCAGTGATGAACAGGAAGACAAAGAAAGGAACTTCATTACCAACAACTCTGGCAAATATTTGTCTACAGATAATGAAGATGATTATGGATCTCTTTTTTCTCAGTATAGTAATACGCTGTATGATGTAGCAATGGAAGCTGTGACACAAAGCCTCCTTTCTAGCAGAAATATAAGCTCCAGAAAAAAGTCACCTGCTTGGAACCATTTTTTCATATCTCCTAGAGATAGCACTAAAGCAATATGTATGTACTGTATGAAAGAATTTAGCAGGGGTAAAAATGAAAAGGACCTGAGTACAAGTTGTCTCATGAGACATGTGAGGAGAGCACATCCCACTGTGCTAATTCAAGAAAATGGAACTATGCCAGGTatatcttccttttcttcatctACGTTATTGCTGCCACCTCAGTCTGCAGATGTTGGAGATCTGAGTTCTATGTTATCCCCCATAAAACTGGTCAAGAAAATGGCTTCTAAAATACCATCTCCAGATCGAATAATTGAGGAATCTGTTTCTATTGTTTCTTCTGAAGAAATATCAGATCTCTCCGTTTCTGAAAAGTGCAGCAAAGAAGAAGTCATGGCTGGTTCATCTCCACAGCAAGCCAATAACCAATATGATGACACTGTTGAGAATGTAGCAGAAAAAACAGTTGTAATTCCAAAGAGTGCATCAGGTTCTAGAAGAAGATCTGCTGTCTGGAAACACTTCTATTTGTCACCTCTAGATAATTCTAAAGCTGTTTGCATCCACTGCATGAATGAATTCAGTAGAGGTAAAAATGGAAAAGACCTAGGAACAAGTTGTTTAATAAGACACATGTGGAGAGCCCATCGTTCCATTGTCCTGCAAGAGAATGGGGGTGGTACCAGCATACCACCTCTCTACACCGCACCTCCTACTCTCTTGCCTTCTTTACTACCATCAGAGAGTGATCTGAATTCTATGTCATCCTCTCCTGGAAAACTAATGAAAGAACCAActtctgtttcttcttctcCAGACAGAATCTCTGAGGAGATCCATGCTAATCTCACTTCTGGAGACACTCTAGTTGAAGACTCAATACTGTCATCTTCTGATGATATAGGTGAAGTCTCCTTTGTTTCATCTCCTGAAAAACAGTGTGAGGGACTTGGTCCACTAATATTTGAACCTACTGCTGTgtttcagcaaaataaaaggattATGAAAAGGCTTAAGTCAGAAGTCTGGCACCACTTTTCACTCTCACCTGCAGACAGTCTAAAAGCAGTATGTAGATACTGCAGTTGTATGATAAGCCGTGGTAAGAAAGGAGATGTGGGCACAAGCTGCTTAATGAGGCACCTATATAGACGCCATCCTGATGTAATTGGAAACCAAAAGAGCTTTCTCGATGTGAGTTTGGCAAATTCACCTTATGCCACTTTGGCTTCTGCAGAATGCTCATCCTCAAAGTTGACTGACTTGCCTACGATGGTTACACATGATAATCAAATTATATTTCCTGTTAATAGTAAGAAGACCTCAAAACTGTGGAATCACTTTTCAATTTGTTCTGCAGATTCAACTAAAGTAATATGTACACACTGTGGACGTATAATAAGTAGGGGGAAAAAGCCAACAAACCTAGGCACAAGTTGCCTTCTAAGACATTTGCAGCGGTTTCATAACAATGTATTGAAACCTGATGTCCCAGACACAGTCTTATCCTCATCTACGGATAATCACATGCCACTCCGCACAGAATTACTAGGATCTTCAAATTTTGACGAAACCAATGACAAGTTTTGTGACTCTCATCCAGTtgccaaaaaaatcacaagtcTTGTAGCCGAAATGATTGCACTTGATCTTCAGCCATATTCTTTTGTAGACAACATTGGCTTTAACAGGCTGCTTGAATATTTGCAACCTCAGTATTCTTTACCTTCTCCATCTTACTTTTCTAGGACAGCAATTCCAGATATGTATGATaatgtaaaacaaataattatttcacaTCTTAAAGAAGCCGAAAGTGGAGTGATCCATTTTACATCTGGAATATGGATGAGCAACCAAACACGAGAATATCTAACCCTGACCGCTCACTGGGTAACATTTGAGTCTTCATTTCGACCCCAGTGTGAGGATTACCATTGTTCAGCATTATTAAATGTATCACAGATTGATTGTGACTACAATGGAATCAGTGTTCAAAAGCAACTAGAATACTGGTGGGAAACGTGGATTACTTCCATTGGACTTCAGATTGGGATTACTGTTACTGATAATCAGAGTATAGAGAAAACTTTAAATGAAGGTGATCATTCAAGTGTCCAATGTTTTAGTCACACTGTCAATGTAATTGTAAACGAGGCTATTAAAAGCCAGAGAATGGTTCAGAATTTGCTTAGTATTGCAAGAAAGATCTGTGAACGTGTCCATCGGTCagcaaaagcaaaagagaaGTTAGCTGAGTTGCAAAAAGAGTATGAGTTGCCTCAACATCAGCTAATACAAGATGTTCCATCAAAGTGGAATACGTCATTTCATATGCTTGAACGCCTTATTGAACAGAAAAGAGCAATTGATGAAATGTCAATAGAGTGCAGCTTTCGGGAGCTAATAAGTTGTGATCAGTGGGAAGTCATGCAGTCAGTGTGTCATGCTCTGAAACCTTTTGAAGCTGCTAGTAGGGAGATGAGTACACACATGTCTACTCTAAGCCAAGTGATTCCAATGATTCATATACTTAACAGGAAAATAGAAATGCTATTTGAGGAAACTATGGGCATAGATACTATGCTGAAATCTTTGAAAGAAGCTATGGTGAGTAGATTGTCCTCCACGCTTCATGATCCAAGGTACATTTTTGCTACGCTTCTGGATCCCCGGTATAAAACATCATTATTTACAGAAGAGGAGGCTGAACAATATAAACAAGACTTAATCAGGGAGCTGGAAATAATGAGTTCTACCTCAGATGATGATAAACCTGTTTCCAATGGATGTGATATAGGTTCACCATCTACAAATTCTTATGGGGAAGATAATCTCTGGTCACTCATGGGTgacatgaagaaaacaaaagaccTGAAAGAGAGAGCAAAGTTACCAGAGGAAATGGTGCTTTCTTACTTGGAGGAAGAAGTGCTCGAGCATAACTGTGATCCTCTAACTTACTGGAACTTTAAGAAGTCATCTTGGCCAGTACTGTCAAAATTGGCTGTCAGGTTCTTGGGTTGTCCACCAAGCATTGTTCCTTCAGAGAGATTGTTCAATACATCCAATGAAAGCAACAACTTTAGTCAGTCAAGGTTAATGATTGAACACTTTGAAAAGCTTATCTTTTTGAAAGTGAATCTTCCTTTAATATACTTCCAGTATTGA